The following are from one region of the Centroberyx gerrardi isolate f3 chromosome 16, fCenGer3.hap1.cur.20231027, whole genome shotgun sequence genome:
- the sfxn1 gene encoding sideroflexin-1, translating to MAAELSTSINIKEPRWDQSTFMGRAKHFFTVTDPRNILLTNEQLENAHKIISDYRKGVVSPGLTEDELWRAKYIFDSAFHPDTGEKMILIGRMSAQVPMNMTITGCMMTFYKTTPAVVLWQWINQSFNAIVNYTNRSGDAPITVSQLGTAYVSATTGAVATALGLNALTKHVSPLFGRFVPFAAVAAANCINIPLMRQRELKHGIPITDENDNRLGESTKAAQQAISQVVVSRILMASPGMAIPPFLMNYLEKKAFLKKFPWMSAPIQVSLVGFCLVFATPLCCALFPQKSSMSVSRLEPELQEKIRAKHPGVERVYFNKGL from the exons ATGGCAGCAGAGCTATCCACCTCCATAAACATCAAGGAGCCTCGGTGGGACCAGAGCACATTCATGGGCCGGGCCAAACACTTCTTCACCGTCACAGACCCCAGGAACATCCTCCTCACCAACGAACAACTAGAGAACGCACACAAAATCATCAGTGACTACAG GAAAGGTGTAGTCTCCCCAGGACTGACAGAGGATGAACTGTGGAGAGCTAAATATATTTTCGACTCGGCGTTCCACCCCGACACCGGGGAGAAGATGATCCTGATCGGCCGCATGTCAGCGCAGGTCCCCATGAACATGACCATCACCGGCTGCATGATGACATTCTACAA GACGACTCCAGCAGTCGTGTTGTGGCAGTGGATCAATCAGTCTTTCAACGCCATAGTCAATTACACCAACAGGAGCGGGGACGCACCTATCACAGTTAG TCAGCTTGGCACAGCTTATGTGTCTGCCACCACAGGGGCAGTTGCCACCGCTCTAGGACTAAATGCACTAACAAAG CACGTCTCACCCCTATTTGGACGATTTGTCCCATTTGCTGCTGTAGCCGCTGCTAACTGTATCAACATCCCATTGATGAGACAAAG AGAACTGAAACATGGCATTCCCATAACAGATGAGAATGACAACAGGTTAGGAGAGTCAACGAAAGCCGCCCAACAGGCGATCTCTCAGGTTGTGGTCTCAAGAATCCTCATGGCTTCTCCAGGAATGG CTATCCCTCCATTTTTAATGAACTATTTGGAAAAGAAGGCCTTTCTGAAG AAGTTCCCATGGATGAGTGCACCTATTCAAGTCAGCCTGGTGGGATTCTG CCTGGTGTTCGCCACTCCACTGTGCTGCGCGTTGTTCCCTCAAAAGAG CTCTATGTCAGTAAGCCGTTTGGAGCCGGAGCTGCAGGAGAAAATCCGGGCCAAGCACCCGGGAGTGGAGAGGGTCTACTTCAACAAAGGGCTATGA